A genome region from Myxococcales bacterium includes the following:
- a CDS encoding anthranilate synthase component I family protein, with protein sequence MTALALAPIAAAARLAGRPGRVLCHAAVDATGERGSVVAADPCATLTVWPDRIVVRHGAEVTTTTDDPIAAIDRFLRAHAGGLGDAGPRRPRVVGYLGYDLGRAIERLGPRPPGSSAPDAWLAAYPALAWWPAGATTATIVADDPAAGARLEAALRDGPAAIGAPPRLGPLVADEAAAAHEAGVATIRAYIEAGDVYQVNLARRLRAPVRAAGDALAVYAALDAVAPAAYGGLLEAEGATIVSGSPECFLRRAGARLVTAPIKGTRRRTGVAQVDRAAADDLIDHPKDAAEHLMIVDLERNDLGRVAALGSVAVDELGAVVELPALYHKVSTVSATPRPGTTWAALLRATFPGGSITGAPKIRAMQIIDELEPVARGPYCGALGWFGGGGGLDLAIGIRIATIVDGALAVHVGGGIVADSDPAAELAETDDKAAGWRAALARLDAAAELATAARRGRT encoded by the coding sequence GTGACCGCGCTGGCGCTGGCTCCCATCGCCGCGGCCGCGCGGCTGGCCGGTCGGCCCGGCCGGGTGCTCTGCCACGCCGCGGTCGACGCCACCGGCGAGCGCGGCTCGGTGGTCGCCGCCGATCCGTGCGCGACCCTGACGGTCTGGCCCGATCGGATCGTGGTCCGGCACGGCGCCGAGGTCACGACGACGACCGACGATCCGATCGCGGCGATCGATCGGTTCCTGCGGGCCCACGCCGGTGGGCTCGGCGACGCCGGGCCGCGGCGCCCGCGCGTGGTCGGGTACCTCGGCTACGATCTGGGCCGCGCGATCGAGCGGCTCGGGCCGCGGCCACCCGGATCGAGCGCGCCCGACGCGTGGCTGGCCGCGTACCCGGCGCTGGCGTGGTGGCCGGCCGGCGCCACCACCGCGACGATCGTCGCCGACGATCCGGCCGCCGGCGCGAGGCTCGAGGCGGCGCTGCGCGACGGCCCCGCCGCGATCGGCGCGCCGCCGCGGCTGGGGCCGCTGGTCGCCGACGAGGCCGCCGCCGCGCACGAGGCCGGCGTCGCGACGATCCGCGCCTACATCGAGGCCGGCGACGTGTACCAGGTCAACCTGGCCCGGCGGCTGCGCGCGCCGGTGCGCGCGGCCGGCGACGCGCTGGCGGTCTACGCCGCGCTGGACGCGGTGGCGCCGGCGGCCTACGGCGGGCTGCTCGAGGCCGAGGGCGCGACGATCGTGTCGGGCTCGCCCGAGTGCTTCCTGCGCCGGGCCGGCGCGCGCCTGGTGACCGCGCCGATCAAGGGCACGCGCCGGCGCACCGGCGTCGCGCAGGTTGATCGCGCCGCCGCCGACGATCTGATCGATCACCCCAAGGACGCGGCCGAGCACCTGATGATCGTCGACCTCGAGCGCAACGATCTGGGCCGGGTCGCGGCGCTGGGCTCGGTCGCGGTCGACGAGCTGGGCGCGGTGGTCGAGCTGCCGGCGCTCTACCACAAGGTGTCGACGGTGTCGGCGACGCCGCGGCCAGGCACCACCTGGGCGGCGCTCCTGCGCGCCACCTTCCCCGGCGGCTCGATCACCGGCGCGCCCAAGATCCGCGCGATGCAGATCATCGACGAGCTCGAGCCGGTGGCGCGCGGCCCGTACTGCGGCGCGCTCGGCTGGTTCGGCGGCGGCGGCGGGCTCGACCTCGCGATCGGCATCCGGATCGCGACGATCGTCGACGGCGCGCTGGCGGTGCACGTCGGCGGCGGCATCGTCGCCGACAGCGACCCGGCCGCCGAGCTGGCCGAGACCGACGACAAGGCCGCCGGCTGGCGCGCGGCGCTGGCGCGGCTCGACGCCGCCGCTGAGCTCGCTACGGCAGCGCGACGCGGACGAACGTGA
- a CDS encoding tetratricopeptide repeat protein — translation MTDLGPAGVSPFDRYEQHLIAGGELLRQNRLGEAQRELLAALDADPEGAKALALLGLAYFRANKYAEALPVYRRLVSLTPGDASHQLNLGLVLLKLGDAVGAAAALEKSRDIDPSQGRAVSYLGLAYARGGRFPDAYQAFLQAGQVDLAREIAENLTAQERMAIERVVNRLRAAAPVEVDVASASTRFVSTPPADEPAPVAAAPERTVPEPVVAAPEPVAAAPEPVAAAPEPVAAAPEMVAVAPAPSPAPTDDDSAFDALSALDTTQADDDAVVVEAAAVVESAPVPIVAPPPPPREPRPRLGSRRSAPPPPPPATSDAGAPIDDLDALVEEVDHGAISRAVAQAAPSAARGAARVAAGHRPPQPLSEFATTRLVRLEDGDEPFEISAGGVLIVRVREKMWSRTEGVDVTGGQLEYEPAQRRSRGQSRTEPFETAGRAMFSVTGQGHLIAAPLGGQFTAVTLDDDIFYLREDLVFAFEPQLRWENGHVPGSRESIPMVQFRGSGAVAFRTGRPLLSVKLAQERVLYVDATALAGWIGRVVPRAVTSADAGPGSELFVECTGEGVVLVEEEQAPTPPRS, via the coding sequence GTGACCGACCTGGGCCCCGCCGGCGTCTCTCCGTTCGATCGGTACGAGCAGCACCTGATCGCGGGCGGTGAGCTCTTGCGCCAGAACCGGCTGGGCGAGGCCCAGCGCGAGCTGCTGGCGGCGCTCGACGCTGACCCCGAGGGGGCCAAGGCCCTGGCGCTCTTGGGCCTGGCGTACTTCCGCGCCAACAAGTACGCCGAGGCGCTGCCGGTCTACCGCCGGCTCGTGAGCCTGACCCCGGGCGACGCCTCGCACCAGCTCAACCTCGGCCTGGTGCTGCTGAAGCTCGGCGACGCGGTCGGCGCGGCCGCCGCCCTCGAGAAGAGCCGCGACATCGATCCCAGCCAGGGGCGCGCGGTCAGCTACCTCGGGCTGGCCTACGCCCGCGGCGGCCGCTTCCCCGACGCCTACCAGGCGTTCCTCCAGGCGGGGCAGGTCGACCTCGCGCGCGAGATCGCCGAGAACCTCACCGCGCAAGAGCGCATGGCGATCGAGCGCGTGGTCAACCGCCTGCGCGCGGCCGCGCCGGTCGAGGTCGACGTCGCGAGCGCCTCGACCCGCTTCGTCTCGACCCCGCCGGCCGACGAGCCCGCGCCGGTCGCGGCGGCGCCCGAGCGGACCGTCCCCGAGCCGGTCGTCGCCGCGCCGGAGCCGGTGGCCGCGGCGCCGGAGCCGGTGGCCGCGGCGCCGGAGCCGGTGGCCGCCGCGCCGGAGATGGTGGCCGTCGCGCCGGCGCCGTCGCCGGCGCCCACCGACGACGACTCGGCGTTCGACGCGCTCTCGGCGCTGGACACGACCCAGGCCGACGACGACGCGGTGGTGGTCGAGGCCGCCGCCGTGGTCGAGTCGGCGCCGGTGCCGATCGTGGCGCCGCCGCCGCCGCCGCGGGAGCCGCGCCCGCGCCTGGGCTCGCGCCGCTCGGCGCCGCCGCCGCCGCCGCCGGCGACGTCCGACGCGGGGGCGCCGATCGACGATCTCGACGCGCTGGTCGAGGAGGTCGATCACGGCGCGATCTCGCGGGCCGTGGCCCAGGCCGCGCCGTCGGCCGCGCGCGGCGCGGCGCGGGTCGCCGCCGGCCATCGGCCGCCGCAGCCGCTGTCGGAGTTCGCGACCACGCGCCTGGTCCGGCTCGAGGACGGCGACGAGCCGTTCGAGATCAGCGCCGGCGGCGTGCTGATCGTGCGCGTGCGCGAGAAGATGTGGAGCCGGACCGAAGGCGTCGACGTCACCGGCGGCCAGCTCGAGTACGAGCCGGCCCAGCGGCGGTCGCGCGGCCAGAGCCGGACCGAGCCGTTCGAGACCGCGGGGCGCGCGATGTTCTCGGTCACCGGCCAGGGCCACCTGATCGCCGCGCCGCTCGGCGGCCAGTTCACCGCGGTCACGCTCGACGACGACATCTTCTACCTGCGCGAGGATCTGGTGTTCGCGTTCGAGCCCCAGCTGCGGTGGGAGAACGGCCACGTGCCGGGCTCGCGCGAGAGCATCCCGATGGTGCAGTTCCGCGGCTCGGGCGCGGTCGCGTTCCGGACCGGGCGGCCGCTCTTGTCGGTCAAGCTGGCGCAGGAGCGCGTGCTCTACGTCGACGCCACCGCGCTGGCGGGCTGGATCGGGCGGGTCGTGCCGCGCGCGGTGACCTCGGCCGACGCCGGGCCCGGCTCGGAGCTGTTCGTCGAGTGCACCGGCGAGGGCGTGGTGCTGGTCGAGGAAGAGCAGGCGCCGACGCCGCCGCGCTCGTGA
- a CDS encoding ComEC/Rec2 family competence protein, with protein MWPWVRVAWLAVAAVAGVVIARVLPTAPWAWGLVGLAAAGAWPLPRRARLVVAVAAVAAWAAAREARAARDAIAPPGIDDRALDTIEGWIAGPPTALASATGMLVDGDVGPVWVTISGAPRAWPGDRVRVVGRLVTPRGYRDPGSPDRAQIARDRGARWELRGRGLEVLASGDRASLWRRPAQVARWASRAIARRGGDGVGNALVRAVVVGDRSAVTPATDDAWRAAGVYHALSVSGLHLAVVALVAFAALTRLFAMIAPLAARLAPRRAAAAAALPLAVGYTLVTGGQVATVRALVVVAVVLLGEVCERRARIGDALGLAALLAIGQRPSVVFDPAFELSFVAAVTLIASARGRAAAPVRGWRRAARALVAAVRTSWHVTVATAPISAWHFGQVSLGGVVGNLVAGPAFELAALPLGVIGTLITAVAPAVGGVALDLAIAIAGWAAAVIAVIARATPTLWVRPPTPLELGACAGLFGAWLAARHGVARARVAAMTAVACAVLGGSWWAHRAAARPATLRITFLDVGQGDGAVLELPDGQVWLIDAGGAPGTGARAQLAPGRAVAAYLRTRGVRAIDVAIVSHPHPDHYLGLLAVAAEVPIRALWAAAPGDDAAPDPSAPFADAPAHGRSYADVVAALVATGTQLVAPPLGPRSFGDVTVEVLGPRGPAGEAVATADPVRTVNDNSLVVRVSRGGARVLFLGDVEDEGEDALVAAGDVAATVVKVAHHGSPTSSSPALVAAARPRLAVISLGRGNRFGFPSAAVVARWRAVGAAVVRTDEAGAVTITIAADGQVEVATFDRPPGETPPPPRVIMPR; from the coding sequence GTGTGGCCCTGGGTGCGTGTGGCGTGGCTGGCGGTGGCGGCGGTCGCCGGCGTGGTGATCGCGCGGGTGCTGCCGACGGCGCCGTGGGCGTGGGGGCTGGTCGGGCTGGCGGCGGCGGGCGCGTGGCCGCTGCCGCGGCGGGCGCGGCTGGTCGTGGCGGTCGCGGCGGTGGCCGCGTGGGCGGCCGCGCGGGAGGCGCGCGCGGCGCGCGACGCGATCGCGCCGCCGGGCATCGACGATCGCGCCCTCGACACGATCGAGGGATGGATCGCCGGGCCGCCGACCGCGCTGGCGAGCGCGACCGGGATGCTGGTCGACGGCGACGTCGGGCCGGTGTGGGTGACGATCAGCGGCGCGCCGCGGGCGTGGCCGGGCGATCGCGTGCGCGTCGTCGGGCGCCTGGTGACCCCGCGCGGCTACCGCGATCCCGGCAGCCCCGATCGTGCGCAGATCGCGCGCGACCGCGGTGCGCGCTGGGAGCTGCGCGGGCGCGGCCTCGAGGTGCTGGCGTCGGGCGATCGCGCGAGCCTGTGGCGGCGGCCGGCGCAGGTCGCGCGCTGGGCGTCGCGGGCGATCGCGCGCCGCGGCGGCGACGGGGTCGGCAACGCGCTGGTGCGCGCGGTCGTGGTCGGCGATCGCAGCGCGGTGACGCCGGCGACCGACGACGCCTGGCGCGCGGCCGGCGTCTATCACGCGCTCAGCGTCAGCGGCCTGCACCTGGCGGTGGTGGCGCTGGTGGCGTTCGCGGCGCTGACCCGGCTGTTCGCGATGATCGCGCCGCTGGCGGCGCGGCTGGCGCCGCGGCGGGCGGCGGCGGCGGCGGCGCTGCCGCTCGCGGTCGGGTACACGCTGGTCACCGGCGGCCAGGTGGCGACCGTGCGGGCCCTGGTCGTGGTCGCGGTGGTGCTGCTCGGCGAGGTGTGCGAGCGGCGCGCGCGCATCGGCGACGCGCTCGGCCTGGCGGCGCTGCTCGCGATCGGCCAGCGGCCGTCGGTCGTGTTCGATCCGGCGTTCGAGCTGTCGTTCGTCGCCGCGGTCACGCTGATCGCGTCGGCGCGCGGGCGCGCGGCCGCGCCGGTCCGCGGGTGGCGGCGCGCGGCGCGGGCGCTGGTGGCGGCGGTGCGCACGTCGTGGCACGTCACCGTCGCGACCGCGCCGATCAGCGCGTGGCACTTCGGCCAGGTGTCGCTGGGCGGCGTCGTCGGCAACCTGGTGGCGGGCCCGGCGTTCGAGCTGGCGGCGCTGCCGCTGGGCGTGATCGGCACGCTGATCACCGCGGTCGCGCCGGCGGTCGGCGGCGTCGCGCTCGACCTCGCGATCGCGATCGCCGGCTGGGCCGCGGCGGTGATCGCGGTGATCGCCCGGGCCACGCCGACCCTGTGGGTGCGACCGCCGACGCCGCTCGAGCTGGGCGCGTGCGCCGGGCTGTTCGGCGCGTGGCTCGCGGCGCGCCACGGCGTCGCGCGGGCCCGGGTCGCGGCGATGACCGCGGTCGCGTGCGCGGTGCTGGGCGGGTCGTGGTGGGCGCACCGGGCGGCGGCGCGCCCGGCGACCTTGCGGATCACGTTCCTCGACGTGGGCCAGGGCGACGGCGCGGTGCTCGAGCTGCCCGACGGGCAGGTGTGGTTGATCGACGCCGGCGGCGCGCCCGGCACCGGGGCCCGGGCCCAGCTCGCGCCGGGCCGCGCGGTCGCGGCGTACCTGCGGACCCGGGGCGTGCGGGCGATCGACGTGGCGATCGTCAGCCACCCGCACCCCGACCACTACCTCGGCCTGCTCGCGGTCGCGGCCGAGGTGCCGATCCGTGCGCTGTGGGCGGCGGCGCCGGGCGACGACGCGGCGCCCGATCCATCGGCGCCGTTCGCCGACGCGCCCGCGCACGGCCGCTCGTACGCCGACGTGGTCGCGGCGCTGGTCGCGACCGGGACCCAGCTGGTGGCGCCGCCGCTGGGCCCGCGGAGTTTCGGCGACGTCACGGTCGAGGTGCTGGGGCCGCGCGGGCCCGCGGGCGAGGCCGTGGCTACCGCCGATCCGGTGCGGACGGTCAACGACAACTCGCTGGTCGTGCGGGTCAGCCGCGGCGGCGCCCGCGTGCTGTTCCTGGGCGACGTCGAGGACGAGGGCGAGGACGCGCTGGTCGCGGCGGGCGACGTCGCCGCGACCGTGGTCAAGGTCGCCCACCACGGCAGCCCGACCTCGTCGAGCCCGGCGCTGGTCGCGGCCGCGCGGCCGCGGCTGGCGGTGATCTCGCTCGGGCGCGGCAACCGCTTCGGGTTCCCGTCGGCGGCCGTGGTGGCGCGGTGGCGCGCGGTCGGGGCCGCGGTGGTGCGCACCGACGAGGCCGGCGCCGTGACGATCACGATCGCCGCCGACGGGCAGGTCGAGGTCGCGACGTTCGACCGGCCGCCGGGCGAGACGCCGCCGCCGCCACGGGTGATAATGCCGCGGTGA
- a CDS encoding DMT family transporter translates to MSPGLWYLTVAALAFSGMSALVKLASATLPSGEIVLARAVVTLVLSAVMVARLARREGRSPWGRRRGALISRGAFGFVALGCYYWSLGHMPLAEATMIQQSAPIWGAMLAWVWLAEPVARRTALALALGLAGVAMVAQPSGHGLAPAAVAIAIVGAIMAAAALVTVRQLAADEHPLVIVFYFPLVALPAALAWAAPTLVWPSGREWLLLLGVGACTQLAQVCMTYGMAREPAARAMATGYLQVAFAVGWGLVVFDELPVATTWLGAGLIVVGLAAMATGRRAAVARR, encoded by the coding sequence TTGTCGCCCGGACTCTGGTACCTGACGGTGGCCGCGCTGGCGTTCTCGGGCATGAGCGCGCTGGTCAAGCTGGCCAGCGCGACCCTGCCGAGCGGCGAGATCGTGCTGGCGCGCGCGGTCGTGACGCTGGTGCTGTCGGCGGTGATGGTGGCGCGCCTGGCCCGGCGCGAGGGCCGGTCGCCGTGGGGCCGGCGCCGCGGCGCGCTGATCAGCCGCGGCGCGTTCGGGTTCGTCGCGCTGGGCTGTTACTACTGGTCGCTGGGCCACATGCCCCTGGCCGAGGCCACGATGATCCAGCAGAGCGCGCCGATCTGGGGCGCGATGCTGGCGTGGGTGTGGCTGGCCGAGCCGGTCGCGCGCCGGACCGCGCTGGCGCTCGCGCTCGGCCTGGCGGGTGTGGCGATGGTGGCCCAGCCCAGCGGCCACGGCCTGGCGCCGGCGGCGGTCGCGATCGCGATCGTCGGCGCGATCATGGCGGCGGCGGCGCTGGTGACCGTGCGCCAGCTCGCGGCCGACGAGCACCCCCTGGTGATCGTCTTCTACTTCCCGCTGGTGGCGCTGCCGGCGGCGCTGGCCTGGGCGGCGCCGACCTTGGTGTGGCCCTCGGGGCGCGAGTGGCTGCTCTTGCTCGGCGTCGGCGCGTGCACCCAGCTGGCGCAGGTGTGCATGACCTACGGCATGGCGCGGGAGCCGGCGGCGCGGGCGATGGCGACCGGGTACCTGCAGGTGGCGTTCGCGGTCGGCTGGGGCCTGGTGGTGTTCGACGAGCTGCCGGTCGCGACCACCTGGCTCGGCGCCGGGCTGATCGTCGTCGGCCTGGCGGCGATGGCGACGGGCCGGCGGGCCGCGGTCGCGCGGCGCTGA
- a CDS encoding outer membrane protein transport protein — protein sequence MRTLIIGAVALAAAPGAARAGGFAVPEQTITAAGTAGAGAARADEAGAAWTNPAALADGGGWRLGVGVVLARPQIRAAAADGTWSAETDGAWSTPPHLDAAWSGGAWTAGVAIGVPFGGGVAWPSDWAGRFEIVSTELVVGRLAPFVGVRLGEVRLAVGPHVDRGRLTVRRRLDFIDVEGDAAVDVAGTGVGGHAALWWQRGALALGATYKSRTRIAMTGGADFETPPEFSGAAPDQAARATITLPDRLVLGAAWARGPWRALADVEVTLWGTYDQLTIDFADDATADVHQHNAWHTTAAVRVGGERALGAATVVRAGVAIDPSPAPDATLAPTSPDGLRWSVTAGASTVVARGVVVDGFAEYLRVAERATTSMETMPARYQGWAVLVGAGVRWSRR from the coding sequence ATGAGGACCCTGATCATCGGCGCCGTGGCGCTGGCGGCGGCGCCCGGCGCCGCGCGCGCGGGCGGCTTCGCCGTGCCCGAGCAGACCATCACCGCGGCCGGCACCGCCGGCGCCGGCGCCGCGCGGGCCGACGAGGCCGGCGCCGCGTGGACCAACCCGGCGGCGCTCGCCGACGGCGGCGGCTGGCGCCTGGGCGTCGGCGTGGTGCTGGCGCGGCCGCAGATCCGGGCGGCCGCGGCCGACGGCACCTGGTCGGCCGAGACCGACGGCGCGTGGTCGACGCCGCCCCACCTCGACGCCGCCTGGAGCGGCGGCGCCTGGACCGCGGGCGTCGCGATCGGCGTGCCGTTCGGCGGCGGCGTGGCCTGGCCGAGCGACTGGGCCGGGCGGTTCGAGATCGTCTCGACCGAGCTTGTCGTCGGTCGGCTCGCGCCGTTCGTGGGCGTGCGGCTCGGCGAGGTCCGGCTCGCGGTCGGGCCCCACGTCGATCGCGGCCGCCTGACCGTGCGCCGGCGCCTCGACTTCATCGACGTCGAGGGCGACGCCGCGGTCGACGTCGCCGGCACCGGCGTCGGCGGCCACGCGGCCCTGTGGTGGCAGCGCGGCGCGCTGGCGCTGGGCGCGACCTACAAGAGCCGCACCCGGATCGCCATGACCGGCGGCGCTGACTTCGAGACCCCGCCGGAGTTCAGCGGCGCCGCGCCCGATCAGGCCGCGCGCGCGACGATCACCCTGCCGGATCGCCTGGTGCTCGGGGCGGCCTGGGCCCGCGGCCCGTGGCGGGCGCTGGCCGACGTCGAGGTGACGCTGTGGGGCACGTACGATCAGCTGACGATCGACTTCGCCGACGACGCGACCGCCGACGTCCACCAGCACAACGCCTGGCACACGACCGCGGCGGTGCGGGTCGGCGGCGAGCGCGCGCTCGGCGCCGCGACCGTGGTCCGGGCCGGCGTCGCGATCGATCCGTCGCCGGCGCCCGACGCGACCCTGGCGCCGACCTCGCCCGACGGCCTGCGCTGGTCGGTGACCGCGGGCGCGTCGACGGTGGTGGCCCGCGGCGTCGTGGTCGACGGCTTCGCCGAGTACCTGCGCGTGGCCGAGCGCGCGACGACGAGCATGGAGACGATGCCGGCCCGCTACCAGGGTTGGGCGGTGCTGGTCGGCGCCGGCGTGCGCTGGTCGCGGCGCTGA
- a CDS encoding CPBP family intramembrane metalloprotease: MLGTREPPPSRASLVLGLYGALALTAVLVSAGRGDADIFRIDESRAPWWHLVSAALGLALALGVVVASRAAATRLAWARTLHRDFRAILGELPPREIFILAAASAIGEELVFRGALLPWVGLVPQAILFAVLHIGPNRRHLVWTAWALAMGLAFGALALFTGDLLGAVVAHFAINFINLHYIVRVEDPGRRAAVLAVGVEPMRVLGHAAVGGLAPGQVGSSASSPDAGRP; the protein is encoded by the coding sequence ATGCTCGGAACGCGCGAACCGCCCCCCAGCCGGGCGTCCCTCGTGCTCGGGCTGTACGGGGCGCTGGCGCTGACCGCGGTGCTGGTCTCGGCCGGGCGCGGCGACGCCGACATCTTCCGGATCGACGAGAGCCGGGCGCCGTGGTGGCACCTGGTGTCGGCGGCGCTGGGCCTGGCGCTGGCCCTGGGGGTCGTCGTCGCGAGCCGCGCGGCGGCGACGCGGCTGGCCTGGGCGCGCACGCTCCACCGCGACTTCCGCGCGATCCTCGGCGAGCTCCCGCCGCGCGAGATCTTCATCCTCGCCGCCGCCAGCGCGATCGGCGAGGAGCTGGTGTTCCGCGGCGCGCTCCTGCCGTGGGTCGGCCTGGTGCCCCAGGCGATCCTGTTCGCGGTGCTGCACATCGGCCCGAACCGCCGCCACCTGGTCTGGACCGCCTGGGCGCTGGCGATGGGCCTGGCCTTCGGCGCGCTGGCCCTGTTCACCGGCGACCTGCTCGGCGCGGTGGTCGCGCACTTCGCGATCAACTTCATCAACCTGCACTACATCGTGCGGGTCGAGGATCCGGGCCGGCGTGCGGCAGTGCTGGCGGTCGGCGTCGAACCCATGCGCGTGTTGGGACACGCCGCGGTCGGAGGGCTCGCCCCGGGCCAGGTCGGGAGCTCGGCGTCGAGCCCTGACGCCGGCCGGCCCTGA
- a CDS encoding SpoIID/LytB domain-containing protein, whose protein sequence is MRALALVLAVAAVASPARADETSTTDKLRILYSSRFTFTDDGLPLVTVEIVGGRDQITLSAPGGLTVVPDGAGGAAATVAGATTWTVRAADTAPAEIREWTVVERLGPDDATGVAAATAAWQPRGYDARAFELGTLFAVDGEVIDTREVVVAIDPVARGQGAARARAIAEKYDVATSVHAELVRRPRGTVIAAAGATTISNPSVLWLRPTRPDETITVTDVPTSTGGSQLTTGSEDRRYWGAVYVTLGADGKLTAVNAVPEDKLLAGLVPAEIFPDAPTAALEAQAIAARTELLSKIGHRSLIEPFLLCSTQQCQVYAGAGKEHPRTTKAVQDTRGQVLLRDGGGLVDARYSASAGGRPEDNDWIWGGEPDPSLRGAIDTDDRALAKQFATIDDSNLEAFLAAPPAKFPSGATRWGARHFRWTVEIDAAELGKRVAAVYPKVGAIRALEPIKRSRGGRVGALRIVGAKATVVVEGDLTLRRLLGGLKSTLFLVAPKGPAAAPTAFVFRGAGFGHGVGMDQVGAIGLAAAGKTHAQILTHYYRGSHLHRLY, encoded by the coding sequence ATGCGCGCGCTCGCTCTGGTCCTCGCGGTGGCGGCGGTGGCGTCTCCGGCTCGCGCCGACGAGACCTCGACCACCGACAAGCTCCGCATCCTGTACTCGTCGCGGTTCACGTTCACCGACGACGGCCTGCCGCTGGTCACCGTCGAGATCGTCGGCGGCCGCGACCAGATCACCCTGTCGGCCCCCGGCGGCCTGACGGTCGTCCCCGACGGCGCTGGCGGCGCGGCCGCGACCGTGGCCGGCGCCACCACCTGGACCGTGCGCGCCGCCGACACCGCCCCCGCCGAGATCCGCGAGTGGACGGTGGTCGAGCGGCTCGGCCCCGACGACGCCACCGGGGTCGCGGCCGCGACCGCGGCGTGGCAGCCGCGCGGGTACGACGCCCGCGCGTTCGAGCTCGGCACGCTCTTCGCCGTCGACGGCGAGGTCATCGACACCCGCGAGGTCGTGGTCGCGATCGATCCGGTCGCGCGCGGCCAGGGCGCGGCCCGAGCCCGGGCCATCGCCGAGAAGTACGACGTCGCGACCTCGGTCCACGCCGAGCTGGTGCGCCGGCCCCGCGGCACCGTGATCGCCGCCGCCGGCGCGACCACGATCTCGAACCCGTCGGTGCTGTGGCTCCGCCCGACCCGCCCCGACGAGACCATCACCGTCACCGACGTGCCCACCAGCACCGGCGGCTCGCAGCTCACCACCGGCAGCGAGGACCGCCGCTACTGGGGCGCGGTCTACGTGACGCTCGGCGCCGACGGCAAGCTGACCGCGGTCAACGCCGTGCCCGAGGACAAGCTCCTGGCCGGGCTGGTGCCGGCCGAGATCTTCCCGGACGCGCCCACCGCCGCGCTCGAGGCCCAGGCCATCGCCGCCCGCACCGAGCTCTTGTCCAAGATCGGCCACCGCAGCCTGATCGAGCCGTTCCTCTTGTGCTCGACCCAGCAGTGCCAGGTCTACGCCGGCGCCGGCAAGGAGCACCCGCGCACCACCAAGGCGGTCCAGGACACCCGCGGTCAGGTGCTCCTGCGCGACGGCGGCGGCCTCGTCGACGCCCGCTACAGCGCCTCGGCCGGCGGGCGCCCCGAGGACAACGACTGGATCTGGGGCGGCGAGCCCGATCCGTCGCTGCGCGGGGCGATCGACACCGACGACCGCGCGCTCGCGAAGCAGTTCGCGACGATCGACGACAGCAACCTCGAGGCGTTCCTGGCGGCGCCGCCGGCGAAGTTCCCGAGCGGCGCGACCAGGTGGGGCGCGCGGCACTTCCGGTGGACCGTCGAGATCGACGCCGCCGAGCTCGGCAAGCGCGTGGCCGCGGTCTACCCCAAGGTCGGCGCGATCCGCGCGCTCGAGCCGATCAAGCGCTCGCGCGGCGGCCGGGTCGGCGCGCTGCGGATCGTCGGCGCCAAGGCCACGGTCGTCGTCGAGGGCGATCTCACCCTGCGCCGGCTGCTCGGCGGCCTCAAGTCGACCTTGTTCCTGGTCGCGCCCAAGGGCCCGGCCGCGGCGCCGACCGCGTTCGTGTTCCGCGGCGCCGGCTTCGGCCACGGCGTCGGCATGGATCAGGTCGGCGCGATCGGCCTCGCCGCCGCCGGCAAGACCCACGCGCAGATCCTCACGCACTACTACCGCGGCAGCCACCTGCACCGCCTGTACTGA
- a CDS encoding carbonic anhydrase, with product MSKIRDEVLHANHRYAEEFGTKSTLALPPARGFAILTCMDARLDPAKVAGLAEGDAHVIRNAGGRASDDAIRSLVISHKLLGTDEWFVIHHTNCGMELFTDDIIRGLLVQSLATASFDGTRWSDPGGADGSPAGDFIDWLTIADQARSVAIDVDRIRRHPLVPAGIAVHGFIYDVKTGRLVDVPEAAARDRAA from the coding sequence ATGAGCAAGATCCGCGACGAGGTCCTCCACGCCAACCACCGCTACGCCGAGGAGTTCGGCACCAAGAGCACGCTGGCGCTCCCGCCGGCGCGCGGCTTCGCGATCCTGACGTGCATGGACGCGCGCCTCGATCCCGCCAAGGTCGCCGGGCTCGCCGAGGGCGACGCCCACGTGATCCGCAACGCCGGCGGTCGCGCCAGCGACGACGCGATCCGCTCGCTCGTCATCTCGCACAAGCTGCTCGGCACCGACGAGTGGTTCGTCATCCACCACACCAACTGCGGCATGGAGCTGTTCACCGACGACATCATCCGCGGGCTGCTGGTCCAGAGCCTCGCCACCGCCAGCTTCGACGGCACCCGCTGGTCCGATCCCGGCGGCGCCGACGGCTCGCCGGCCGGCGACTTCATCGACTGGCTCACCATCGCCGATCAGGCCCGCAGCGTCGCGATCGACGTCGACCGCATCCGCCGCCACCCGCTGGTGCCCGCCGGCATCGCCGTCCACGGCTTCATCTACGACGTCAAGACCGGCCGCCTCGTCGACGTCCCCGAGGCCGCCGCCCGCGACCGCGCCGCGTAG